The region TCAATCTTTCGATTGGGGCTTTTTTTTTGAGGATCTGAGATGCTGAGGTTCTAAGATGCTAAGTTTTTTCGGTTATTTTTTAGAAGCAGAAACTCCTCGTTTTCAGTAGACGTGACGTTCCTGCCATCCGCTATATCTTTTCCCTGCTAAAGGAGCAGGAAAAAGGATGCCGCTTCTGTCAGGGCTAGCAAGAAAAAATCTTTTTCATAAGATTGTAAGTTCTTGTGATTCTCGGATTTTAAGAGATAATCAACATAATCATCGACAATTACTTTTATAAAGGATTATAATAAAATCCGTGTAAATCCGTGTTTTTGCGATAGCAAATCAGTGTCATCCGCGTGCTATTTCTTAGTGTTCTTTACGTAAATCCTTCGTGCTCTTTGCGGTTAAAAATAATTAGTCCTATTTTTGTCAAATGATAAAATGGATAACAAAACTGTTTTCATCAACACCAAAAGAAGAGAACATAGAAGACAATATGAAGAAATATTTAATCGTAGGATTAGGAAATATCGGCGCTGAATACGTAAACACAAGACACAATATAGGATTTAAAATTCTGGACTTCTTAGCTAAAAAAGAAGGTCTTTCATTCGAAACTGTAAAATTGGGCGCTTTGGCTGAATATAAATTCAAGGGAAGAACTTTTTTTCTGCTAAAGCCAAATACTTATATGAATCTTAGCGGAAAAGCCGTAAAATATTGGATGGATAAAGAAAATATTCCGCTGGAGAATATTATGGTTATTACTGATGATTTAAATCTTTCTTTTGGAACAATCAGAATCAAACCAAAAGGAAGCGATGGAGGTCATAACGGACTTAAGAATATCAATTTAGT is a window of Flavobacterium crocinum DNA encoding:
- the pth gene encoding aminoacyl-tRNA hydrolase produces the protein MIKWITKLFSSTPKEENIEDNMKKYLIVGLGNIGAEYVNTRHNIGFKILDFLAKKEGLSFETVKLGALAEYKFKGRTFFLLKPNTYMNLSGKAVKYWMDKENIPLENIMVITDDLNLSFGTIRIKPKGSDGGHNGLKNINLVLNTQNYTRYRFGISDQFKKGQQVDYVLGEWNEEEEAKLPERYEVSAEIIKTFGTAGLENTMTTFNGK